TGAACGCCAACTACGTGCTCCGTTGGTTGCAGTGGAAGTTCCAATTTAAAATGCAACTGATCCATTTTGCCATCTTgatttttgtcttcttctcTAGTctaaacaaattttttttaaagacaggaATTTCTgtttagaaacagaaagaaaaacagaagtaaaACCCTGGGGGACCTCCACAACTGCAGCACGCACATACCAAGGAAGCAAATAAACTGCATAGTTAGGAATGCAGTAAAAAGCTGCTTGACTATTTATAGACAGAAAACTAGAGACAAACAAGAAGCCTACACTGTTGTCTGTTATACAACGTCTCATATGCCCCTCCCAGGAGGGATAGTTTACTTCAAGGTCTCTTCTGCCCTACAGCATGCCAACTGTCTCCCCTGCATGCTACAAAGCATGCCTTAGGATCTTCTGTAAGACACAGTGCAAATATATGACTGATGGTCAGGCTTCTGCCTCCTGCCACTGCAGCATGCCTCTTAATGGCCTCTGTATGCTCATTCGTGGCTGTGAGCCGAGGCTTGCTATGCTTGTGTGCCAGTGTCCAGTACTTCAGCTACTTGCAAATCTACCAGGGCTCATAACCGaggcaaacagaaaaataactgcCACTGTGGAATCCCACAAAGAAAAATGACTGCAAGGCAGAGGTTATGTGCTTCTGAAGGCACATACCTGCTTCCAAATCTAGGGGCTACCTAGCAACCCCCGCAAACTTCACGGGATAAGCCATGCGGCCAGTGGAGAACGGCACAACTAATTTGATGAAAGTAAACTGACGTGTTCACGCAAACCACCAGCGGTGCTTGCGGACATCGTTTAGTGGCAAAATCGGTAAGGTTTGGCTAATGACTGGACTTGATCTTAAGGGCCTTTCCCAATCTAAGTAATGCTACGATTCAGTAACACTGAGCGGGAGTGCAACGGGACTCGTTAAAAATCCAGCAAATCCCGATGTGAGGCACAAGGTTATACATAAAGCTGCTGCTACCTGAAGGCAGCAGTGCCTGACGGGCCACCCGCTCAAAAGCGCCATCAGCACTCGTGCCCTGAGCCGGCTGCCGGTCCGCTGGCCCCACTCTGCAGCCTCGCTTCTCGCCACTGTTGCCGGGCCGCCCCGGGCAGGCCTACCGACAGGAGCGGGACTCGGAGCCGGTCCTCCTGGAGCCTGTTGAACGCTGGGAACGTGCTCCACGCCAAGAAGCTGCCCGGGCCGGACCCGATGGTGGCGACGAAGAGAACCTCGTACCGGAAACGGACGGTGGGTTGCTCCAGGTACGCGCTCTGCTTCAGCCAGAAACCTGAGGGCAGAAACAGCACGAGGTTTCAGGACTGCgccgggcccggccaggccccgTGGGGTCGAGTGGCGCTCACCGTGGCTCCGGTAGGCCACCAGCAGTGGTGGCACATAGGTGAGCGCCGTGATGAGCAATAGCGCCAGTGCCGCGGCGGAGCAGAACCCAGCCCGGTAGCGCGTGTACAGCGCGGGATGCGAGAACAGATCCACGCCAGCCATGGCGAGCGGCCCTCAGCGCCGGACAGCAACCACCCCGCCCCGCACTCTCACCGGTCGCCCTCACCCGCGCCTTCAGCGCTGCACTGGCGGAGCGTCGGACTGACGAGACGCCGCGCCAATCAACGCCGAGGGGACGGGCGCATCAGCGAATGAACGCGCACCGCTGCCTCCCGGCGCCGCCGGCGAGATAGCGCCTGGCAGCGGGATGGGGACAGATGGATAGGGACACCTGCCGGGGCGGCGAAGTCGATGGCGCGGCTTCGAGTGCCCCGGGAGGGCTGCGGGCGGCCTCGCACCCGACAGGTGACTCCGTGCCCGGATGCCACAGTTCCGCCCCACGATCCGCAGCCGGAAGCGCGGCCGCTCAAGCGGTTGCCGGGGAACAGGCGAGCCGGAAGTCCCGCCTGCCGTGCCGCTGCTGTTGTTGTGACAGGGACCGTGACAGCGACAGGCCCGGCACGAGCCCCCGCCCCCCGCACACGGGCCTCGCCGCCTCTGGCTCcgctccccgcccgcccgcACCATGAAGTGGATGTTCAAGGAGGACCATGCGCTGGGTAAGGGTGGGTCCGGGCCAGGCGCTGCCTGGCAGCGGCCCCGGTGCCCTCGGTCTCCCGTGTCGCCATCTGTCCCCGTCGGCTTCCCCAGGCGGTCGTCTTGTCTGTGGGCGGACAGCCGCTGGCGGCCCTCGCCGAAGGGTGGTGCGATGCCCGGGGACGGTCTCCCCGAAAAGCTAGAGACCGCTCGGAGGCGGGGATATGGTCGCGATCCCCGCAGGCTCACGTCCCTGCCGGCGCTGCCCTCTCGGCCTAGGACACCGGCAATATTATTACTATGCAATGACTAATTATGAGTTCTGTTCACAGAGCACAGATGTGTCGAGTCGGCAAAAATCCGAGCCAAATACCCCGACCGTGTCCCGGTGAGTAACCAAGCCAGCTTCAACAGAATACTTAGAGGCAAAGGTGGATAAACTGTTTCCATCCTGTCCACTCTGATAAGTTCCTACTAAGTAAATTCAGTTCCTTTTTGTGTCCTTAGATGTTTTAAAGAAGCCCCAAACACATCTAACTACTGCAACATTTTCtcctctgccccagtgcttAACGACAAATAAGCTTTCTAAACACGTTCCAGGGATTTTAATGATATATCAAAGTCCTGCTTTGTTCTAAAGGCAGTTATATCCCCGCAACCACCTTCAATGTCTTGGCGATTGTGCCTAATCCTTAGAAAGATTATGAAGATTCTTGAAACCTTGACCATCTTCCATCCTGGCTAAATGAGTTAGATGATATCCCTCATGTATTCCACGCCTATAACCAGTCATCGTGGTGAATCTCCCCATGCAAACCCTGTTGTTTGAAGAGCCAATGCAAGCGGTGACCTCTCCTTTCTGCATTAATACCTACCAGTCTGCTAAATAGTGAAtgacctctcttcttctctccACAATCCCTTTTAACATGTTTGTCTGTGAAAAGACCACACTTCACATCTTTATATAACAGCTAGCAACATGCCCACATTCTCAACTTGCTTGAGTGTAAAATTTCCCACATCCCATCTGACCACGTGCCACTTAGTGCCACTCCTGCGTCTCACCTTTTGGTAAGTAACTTCTCCATTAGCACAGCCCAGAGAAGGATCTTTATTCCCATTGACTTTTTCTGCAGCTCAGTTGCACCTAGTCACGAGattttctccagctgcagtCTGGCAAGCTGATATGATCCTTGCTGTTCTCTCTTGACTAACTATCCCCTCATACATAGACTGTGGTGTCCTTAATGACCATACATCTCCACTTATTATCCATTTATTAGTTTCAAAAATATCCTTGATAACCTTAGGGGAAAAAGAAACGTAGAAACTCATAGCGTGAGTCAGAATGACATGCTGCCATATCAGGAACGGACAGCAAGGTGTAGATAGATACAGGAATTAAATCTCAAATCAGCAATCCTTTGTCTGGAGCGGTATGTATTTTCTGCTTGATGATTCCAGTTGAGCTGTTGAAATGAAATAGTTGGCATAATTTAATACTCAAAAGTGTTTTTCAAACTTAATGTTGCAAGTTGAATGCAGAGCAAAGGAATGGAGACCCTGGAACCTCTTGTAAACTGTATTTCCCAACCTGCTgtatttttccttccagaacCAGCCTCTGTAGCACAAAAAGCATCAGGTCTTTTTCACAAGGAATACTTAGTTCTCCTTCCCTTGTACCTGTTGCTTTTTGTTtcgtttgtttatttttgtctggttttgtttttggccGTCTTGCTGTCTTTCCTTCCTGTAGTCAATTTCCGATTGCCGAAGCAATGATGAAAGATACTCTAAATGTCAGTTCAGCAGAATACAAAGttagcctcaccagtgccagtACAGGGGAAGGATCACCTCACAGTCCTTTGCCTAATACAGTCCAGGACACCATTAGCCTTACTTGTGGCCAGGGCACACTACTGGTTCATTTTCAACTTTGGGTCCACATTGCAATAATTCCGTATCATCGGTGTAAAAAAAGTTAAATGACATGCGTACTTTCCTGTCACAGGTTTCTTTAAGGCATAATGCACCTTTTTGCCCCATGACTGCCAAAAACCCAGGCGCAGGAAGTTTTGAGCCATTGTGTATATGAATGTAGGTCTCAATGCAGCTGTAAAATCAGGTTTCAGAGTGCTGAGCCAGTTTTACCTCTGATTTGGTTGCGGTCAGGAAACCTTTTTGTTCATCCCCTCTGCTCACTGTTGTAAGCCTGTACAAGCAAGCGATCTACCAAAGCTGTCTGTTCACACCAATCCTTAACAGCCTGACCTTCACACCTGCACTTTACAGGTCATAGTGGAGAAGGTCTCAGGATCTCAGATTGTTGATATTGACAAGAGGAAGTACTTAGTTCCGTCTGACATCACCGTGGCCCAGTTCATGTGGATCATCAGGAAGAGGATTCAACTGCCATCTGAGAAGGCAATATTCCTCTTTGTAGACAAGACTGTCCCACAATCCAGGTGAGAGGCTATTCACTCGGTATTCAGAATCCTTTCAGCAAGCCTGTGCATATTAGAGGGTGAGTAATGCCACTCTTCGAGGCTCATTTGGTGATTTTAGGAGGTGTTTGTCACATCCTAATCTCACTAAAAGTTGTTTTTCCTCATGAGTTTGATAAATGCCTTATTTCTTGAGCTAGGCTGAAAGGAAAGGTGACTGAAAAATATACTATGATTTACTTCCATGGGAAAAGAGTGAGCTTTGCAGTTATGATGTTCTTGCACTTGGCTGAGTGCAAGAACACGTACATCATCAATGTCAAAAAAAATGATGATTCTCAGTGTAACAAAAAAGTTGTGCATTAAATACTCAATAGCAAATGCCAtaaattattctgaaaaaagCCAACAACCTGTCAGTTTACAAAATAACATTACAGACTAGTTGCTGgctcttttttaaaaactattttcttctattaaaaaaaagaataattgctATAGAAAGGTTTTTCACATTGGTTTTATACAGGAATAAGTTTCATTGCTTTCTGCTACATACAGAATATAGCAGAAGCAGCTAGTACAACGTTCTGCACAAGATACTTCAATAAAATTTAAGGAAACAGTATGTCGTTACATGCCTTAGATGTGGTATTATTCTCAATACTTAGTTGTAACAGAAACAGTCCCTCCAGGTAACCTGATACACAGTAGGGACCCATGAGAATCAtccttttctgcttgttttcttttaagagtACTGAAAATGCCTATATGTCATCTTCCTAACGGAACTATAgaactgctgggagcaggaaagAGAGATCCGTTGTCTCTTCTCACATGTTCATAATGAgacatctcagctggaaaaATAGGGCTTTGATAATTCAATATTAATGTAAAAATGGCTACTTCTTAACAGATAAACAAAAACACAATCTGCTCATGGCTCTGCTCATTTCATAGGCTGAGTTTATGTAATAAACTTCTGTATGAGGAGAGAAGGATGTCAAGGGTTGGTGATTTATCTGCTACTCACCAGTTATCTTCCATTTCAAGCACTGCTCACACATCTTCCCAGCTCCTCTCTTGGGCAGAATGACATTGTTGTTTTCCCTGTCATCACATCCAGTCTCCATCTTTCAGTTCATTAGCCTTTTCTCAGTTTTGGGAAGTCAGAGACAGGTGATCTGAGGAGGCATCATTTGTGCACCTCACTGATGTCAACTGCTCCAACCATCTGTAGATAGATGGTTGGAGCAGTTGACCAGCCAAGTAATAGCTAgcgtttctttttgttttcaaaatagaGACCAATTTCCAACAAAACAGGGAAGCATTCTGACAAAGGCATTTGTGAAGAAATCCAAAAAATTTACTCTGCAAAGAGTCCAGGATCATTTTTCTAACTCAGGACTCAACTGCTTTTCATTTATTCTCCTCGTTCATATTTTAACATATACATGGACTTACAAGTTTTAGCTTTTATTAATCCTTGTTTATATGAGGTTCTAACTGTTAACACTGGCAAGTTGCATGAGCCAAACAAATcattcctgttttttcccccttcaagCTTAACTATGGGACAACTttatgagaaggaaaaggatgagGATGGATTCTTGTATGTTGCCTACAGTGGAGAGAACACATTTGGTTTCTGAATGGTGGGTCTTGGCTACTGTACCATCCTGCTGTGTATCTTGTAAATAGCTGATCATTTTCTGTTCTGACATCCACAGAAGTTCCTTCTATATACATGCATTTGTAACTGGATTTATTTCTTAATATATTGATAGGTCTTGTTTTATTAGACtgttaaattataaaaaaaaagttttgttggtcttgtgaatttttttttcctcatggctATGAATTCCCAAAGCCTCAGTTCTTTGGGGGGATACATTTGATGACATTGGTTAAATAAGAAAGCAAAGTAGTTGAGGTACTAAAACCTGAAGAGAAGAACAcacatttattctgttttgaGATGTcagtttaagaaaaataaaaacagtaaaTTAGTATTGGGAACACTGGATTTGCTAGCTTATCCAAAGCCAGGAGCAAGATGCTGATCGTGTTGAATTGAGCTAGTATGTTCCTCTTAATTAACAAACAAGTACAATAAAAATTCCTGTCACAAACAGGCAGTGCTGTCATTTCTTTACTTTCATTTTGGCCAGAAAGTTACTTGTCACATTTACTAGATGCTACACAGCTGCTTGTATTACTTACTAGACATTGTACACCTTCTCAAGCTTTAGTGTGTGGCTGATGATACCAGGAAGAAACAAGGAGCTCTTTGTAACTTTCAAAACCAATAGTTTCAGAGCTACCGTCTCTCACAGCTACGATTGCACAGCTACTTCTGTTTGCAGGCAAAGAGGCAAACCTGTGGACTGTGTGGGAGAGGGTGGAAAAACCACCTAATTGACCTAATTGCACAGTGCTGGAGTTCACACTCTGATATTAAAGGATAACACGGTTGAAAAAGTGGCATGACTTTGACCTTCCtaaaacagcaaggaaacacTAAATACAGTTTAGATTactattaaaaattttaattcattttctcACTACGTGGTGCCTAAgaatttagtttttaaaatgtttctagtTACAGTGGAAATTTATCACTTTCCAAACTTAAATTCATACTCACTCAAATTCCCATGAAGATACATAATTGTTTAGCGCCGCAGTCATTCACAAGTATTGGCAGAACTCCAAAATGTGAAGGTAGGAGCCTGTGAAATGTTGACGCTACCCTTTTATTGAGGCTTGTCACAGTAACTGTGATGCATGTGCTTAGTGCATCTGAAAATGCGCTGTTGATCTCAGTAAGCTGGAAAATGTTCGGTCTCCTTTATGCTGAAACCTCACAGTTTTTCTACAGTTATcaagtaatattttttcttagctGTTAACAGAAGAGTAAGAAACATAACTTAAAAATGCTAGATAAAGTTAATTACATGCTAGCAAACAGATGTATCTAAAAGCAAGGGGAGATATTATGATTGAGGTAACTTTTGGATTACCCTTCGTAAGCCCCTAAAGCCCCCACATAACTGCTCTCTTTAACCTCTCTGTGTATATTAGTTTTGATTTAGGAGCACAGACATGCAAGTAATTCCAGAGAATGTAAGGATAAATATTCTACAGCAGTAACTTCACTTTTCATCTGCAGGTACGCTTAAAATGGCAATAAAACATCAGGAGGTTTCCTTTTGAAATGCATAGGTGAAATGCATCCCTTTAGATAGTACACTCTTGTAAAATTATAAAAAGCATTTGATCCCATATGATCTTCATTTTCTGTTAACCCTTCAATTTATGCACTGaacaaaaaatgaagaaatacgTCACTATTCCTACAGCAACACCTCTATGTCACATCTTTAAGCTAAATTGAAATGTCATCTACAATATAACTAAACCAGTACTGGATGAATTTAGTATTCAGTAAGTATTTAGTATTCAGGCCAAATTTAGACCATTTAGATAGCCTTCCCTCAAAGATTATCTTGCTTCTACCTGTATTTATTATGTATATATGTTAACTGTATATATTATGTACCTATTGTTGCTGCAGCCCTCTTATGACATTATCAGATACCTACACCTTGTTTTGGGCtcatggtttgtttttctacaaatacagaaatataaatAGTCTTCAATTTACTCGGAATGTACTGAGATCAGTAAGCCTTCCAGCCTGTGTTAAGGTGAGCAGTGGAAGCACACTGTGAAGATCAAAACCTTGCTT
This region of Aphelocoma coerulescens isolate FSJ_1873_10779 chromosome 11, UR_Acoe_1.0, whole genome shotgun sequence genomic DNA includes:
- the TMEM231 gene encoding transmembrane protein 231 isoform X1 gives rise to the protein MVRAGGERSQRRRGPCAGGGGSCRACRCHGPCHNNSSGTAGGTSGSPVPRQPLERPRFRLRIVGRNCGIRARSHLSGARPPAALPGHSKPRHRLRRPGRFLAEAERVPGATHRPFPVRGSLRRHHRVRPGQLLGVEHVPSVQQAPGGPAPSPAPVGRPARGGPATVARSEAAEWGQRTGSRLRARVLMALLSGWPVRHCCLQTREEDKNQDGKMDQLHFKLELPLQPTEHVVGVQLILLFSYQLYRMSTFVMQSMAFLQFFSPVPGSQLYVNGDLKLNQRQLLNHCGLDTRYNVSVVNGTSPFASDYDLANIIAAYWDRNVTTVFSDPSPVWMTGRATDSPFIINATVHYPVEVILYPSKTA
- the GABARAPL2 gene encoding gamma-aminobutyric acid receptor-associated protein-like 2, with amino-acid sequence MKWMFKEDHALEHRCVESAKIRAKYPDRVPVIVEKVSGSQIVDIDKRKYLVPSDITVAQFMWIIRKRIQLPSEKAIFLFVDKTVPQSSLTMGQLYEKEKDEDGFLYVAYSGENTFGF